From Vidua macroura isolate BioBank_ID:100142 chromosome 5, ASM2450914v1, whole genome shotgun sequence, the proteins below share one genomic window:
- the PLEKHA5 gene encoding pleckstrin homology domain-containing family A member 5 isoform X5 produces MAELSAERLRALPGSWSYGISQGGRVFFINEEAKSTTWLHPLTGEAVITGHRRSADLPTGWEEAYTFEGARYYVKSVE; encoded by the exons ATGGCGGAGCTGAGCGCCGAGCGGCTGCGGGCGCTGCCCGGCAGCTGGAGTTACGGGATCAGCCAGGGCGGCCGCGTCTTCTTCATCAA CGAAGAGGCGAAGAGCACGACCTGGCTGCACCCGCTCACCGGCGAGGCCGTGATCACCGGGCACCGCCGCAGCGCAG ACTTACCCACAGGTTGGGAGGAAGCCTATACTTTTGAAGGTGCAAGATATTATGTAAA GAGTGTTGAGTAG